One window from the genome of Paucidesulfovibrio gracilis DSM 16080 encodes:
- a CDS encoding (Fe-S)-binding protein, with the protein MQNKEMAGTAPDTAENTALEELDQNVRQLAQDMDGQCKRCKMCEKECPLLKRWGMPGDFARALLSGELDPARAGDAAFECTLCGLCTQLCPVRGLQPHALFQALREQAAAREPERLHPYARLLRHERVGLSRTFSFFGIPKGARRVFFPGCALPAARPETTWRTLERLCELDPDTGFVLHCCAKSSLMLGQQDVFQANGRDLLERLERAGIEELLVACPDCYSALTRFASSLTIRTVYDVLAEVDPEPGPGLERIKTAVHDPCVLRGEKNVHQDVRTLLWNHGCSVSEMRHAHHKALCCGRGGGLAEARPELADEWLRTRLDEAKGRDLAVYCAGCLQRLAPHAPTRHVLDILLDGAQAESARPVGVLEGYLNRLRLKRCAARKYA; encoded by the coding sequence GTGCAAAACAAAGAAATGGCGGGGACCGCGCCGGACACGGCAGAAAATACGGCCCTGGAAGAGCTTGACCAAAACGTGCGCCAATTGGCCCAGGACATGGACGGGCAGTGCAAGCGCTGCAAAATGTGCGAAAAGGAATGCCCGCTGCTTAAGCGATGGGGCATGCCCGGCGATTTTGCCCGCGCCTTGCTCTCCGGGGAATTGGACCCGGCCCGGGCCGGGGATGCGGCCTTTGAATGCACCTTGTGCGGTCTGTGTACCCAGCTTTGCCCGGTGCGGGGCTTGCAGCCCCATGCCCTGTTTCAGGCATTGCGGGAGCAGGCTGCCGCGCGCGAACCGGAGCGTTTGCACCCCTATGCGCGTCTTTTGCGGCACGAACGCGTGGGCCTGAGCCGGACGTTTTCCTTTTTTGGTATTCCCAAGGGGGCGCGCCGTGTTTTTTTTCCGGGATGCGCCCTGCCCGCCGCCCGTCCGGAAACCACCTGGCGCACCCTGGAACGGCTGTGCGAGCTGGACCCGGACACCGGGTTCGTGCTGCATTGCTGCGCCAAATCGTCGCTCATGCTGGGACAGCAGGATGTTTTCCAGGCCAACGGCCGCGATCTGCTGGAGCGGTTGGAGCGCGCCGGGATAGAGGAACTCCTTGTGGCCTGTCCCGATTGTTACAGCGCCCTGACCCGGTTTGCATCCTCGCTGACCATCCGTACCGTGTACGATGTGCTGGCCGAGGTGGATCCCGAACCCGGACCCGGGCTGGAACGGATCAAGACCGCGGTGCATGATCCCTGCGTGCTGCGGGGTGAAAAAAACGTGCACCAGGATGTGCGGACCCTGCTCTGGAACCACGGCTGTTCCGTGTCGGAAATGCGCCACGCCCACCACAAGGCCTTGTGTTGCGGGAGGGGCGGCGGCCTGGCCGAGGCCCGGCCCGAGCTGGCGGACGAATGGCTGCGCACCCGGCTGGACGAGGCCAAGGGCCGCGATCTGGCCGTGTATTGCGCCGGATGCCTGCAACGGCTGGCTCCGCATGCTCCCACGCGGCATGTGCTGGACATTCTGCTGGACGGCGCTCAAGCTGAGTCAGCCCGGCCCGTGGGCGTGCTTGAGGGCTATCTCAACCGGTTGCGCCTGAAGCGCTGCGCCGCCCGGAAGTACGCCTGA
- a CDS encoding TRAP transporter TatT component family protein has protein sequence MKHRRLAFLTVILVLSGLTLSGCGALMRSATGPVMDNLALSIKKQQDLETVRQGIPSYLLFMDALVQGSPQDEDTLTSASTLLTAYAVAFTLDDQPDRARIMTAKAKDYAIRALAERSDEFARLWDKPAAEFGTVAADLDRDDVKYLHAAITAWGAYIKARPGSWADIADVPKLQALAERLLELDETHAHGAPHALMGVLYTLLPPAYGGKPELAREHFERALEISHRADLLTMVTYAKNYARPLRNRELHDKLLQEVLDAPVDAVPELTLQNALAKQQAAQLQAEADEYF, from the coding sequence ATGAAACATCGTCGACTTGCCTTTTTGACCGTAATCCTTGTCTTGAGCGGACTCACGCTTTCGGGCTGCGGCGCGCTCATGCGTTCGGCCACGGGTCCGGTCATGGACAATCTGGCCCTTTCCATCAAAAAACAACAAGATTTAGAGACCGTGCGCCAGGGCATTCCCTCGTATCTCCTGTTCATGGACGCCTTGGTTCAAGGTTCGCCGCAGGACGAGGACACCCTGACCTCCGCCTCCACCCTGCTCACGGCCTATGCCGTGGCCTTTACCCTGGATGACCAGCCCGACCGCGCCCGGATCATGACTGCCAAGGCCAAGGATTACGCCATTCGCGCCCTGGCCGAACGCAGTGACGAATTCGCCCGGCTTTGGGACAAGCCCGCCGCGGAATTCGGGACCGTTGCGGCAGATCTGGACCGGGATGACGTAAAATACCTGCATGCCGCCATCACGGCCTGGGGTGCCTACATCAAGGCCCGGCCCGGCTCCTGGGCGGACATTGCGGACGTACCCAAACTCCAGGCACTGGCCGAGCGGCTGCTTGAGCTGGATGAAACCCACGCCCACGGCGCGCCGCACGCCCTCATGGGCGTGCTCTACACCCTGCTCCCGCCTGCGTATGGCGGCAAACCCGAACTTGCCCGCGAACACTTTGAACGCGCCCTGGAAATTTCCCACCGCGCCGACCTGCTCACCATGGTCACCTACGCCAAGAACTACGCCCGCCCCCTGCGAAACCGCGAACTGCATGACAAGCTGCTTCAGGAAGTGCTCGACGCCCCGGTGGACGCCGTGCCCGAGCTGACCCTGCAAAATGCCCTGGCCAAGCAGCAAGCCGCCCAGCTCCAGGCCGAGGCCGATGAATATTTTTAG
- the dctP gene encoding TRAP transporter substrate-binding protein DctP translates to MKHRLLSYAVVGLVLGLLCGPASAFTLKVATLAPDGATATNALRAAADEVETATQGRVNVKIYSGGVMGSDAQVMRKLRAGQLHAATLGAGSLAHLDFNFSVLGLPMLVTTPAQADAARAAVEQQLLDRMHKHHLYCTGLIEVGFIHIMGNVPVTSPQDMTKTKPWLPEGSRMGQDMFSAFGVTPIPLPLPDVLTGLQTGVIDTVVSSPVAALALQWFTRISRITDEPLLYAYGTLAFSDRAFKRLSAEDRQTVQEVFTRHMDQVDKQVRTENNEAMQVLLAQGVQLVSVTPEGREHFAAEARKLVDHYRDIGELDAKLLETVRNAVRDAG, encoded by the coding sequence ATGAAACATCGCCTCCTTTCCTACGCCGTTGTCGGCTTGGTCCTGGGTCTGCTTTGCGGCCCTGCCTCCGCGTTCACCCTGAAGGTCGCCACCCTGGCACCGGACGGTGCCACCGCCACCAACGCCCTGCGCGCGGCCGCCGATGAAGTGGAAACCGCCACGCAGGGACGCGTGAACGTCAAAATCTACTCCGGCGGCGTGATGGGGTCGGATGCCCAGGTCATGCGCAAACTGCGCGCAGGCCAGCTCCATGCCGCCACCCTGGGTGCCGGTTCCCTGGCCCACCTGGACTTCAACTTCTCCGTACTGGGCCTGCCCATGCTTGTGACCACCCCGGCCCAGGCCGACGCCGCGCGCGCCGCCGTGGAGCAGCAGCTCCTGGACCGCATGCACAAGCATCACCTCTACTGTACCGGGCTGATCGAAGTGGGCTTCATCCACATCATGGGCAACGTCCCCGTGACCAGCCCCCAGGACATGACCAAAACCAAACCCTGGCTGCCCGAGGGTTCCCGCATGGGCCAGGACATGTTCAGCGCCTTTGGCGTGACACCCATTCCCCTGCCCTTGCCTGACGTGCTCACGGGATTGCAGACCGGCGTGATCGACACCGTGGTATCCTCGCCCGTGGCCGCCCTGGCTCTGCAATGGTTCACGCGCATCAGCCGGATCACGGACGAACCGCTTCTCTACGCCTACGGAACCCTGGCCTTTTCCGACCGCGCCTTCAAGCGCCTCTCGGCCGAGGATCGCCAAACCGTGCAGGAAGTGTTCACCCGGCACATGGACCAGGTGGACAAGCAGGTACGCACGGAAAACAACGAGGCCATGCAGGTGCTGCTGGCCCAGGGCGTGCAGCTGGTAAGCGTGACCCCGGAAGGCCGGGAGCACTTTGCGGCCGAAGCCCGCAAACTCGTGGACCACTACCGCGACATCGGGGAGCTGGATGCGAAACTGCTGGAAACCGTGCGCAACGCCGTGCGCGACGCCGGGTAG
- a CDS encoding TRAP transporter small permease: MDIPDPTNPAAPQPPLVTVEPPQRRDPAVVRWLLGLETSALVLALTGMITLAVLQIFLRNAAQTGLVWIDPLLRRLVLWIALLGAMVAARDQNHLSIDVLNHFLPPRLTALSRTLAWLFTGLVCAALAHSSVLFLLDEMEYGMEAMQGVPSWPFALIMPLAFAVMGLRYLLAGTRLGLQLLRGHVTGVRP; encoded by the coding sequence GTGGACATTCCCGATCCAACCAATCCGGCCGCGCCGCAACCGCCGCTCGTTACTGTAGAGCCGCCCCAACGCCGGGATCCGGCCGTGGTGCGCTGGCTGCTCGGCCTGGAAACCAGCGCCCTGGTGCTGGCGCTGACCGGCATGATCACCCTGGCCGTGCTGCAAATTTTTTTACGCAACGCGGCCCAGACCGGACTGGTTTGGATTGATCCGCTGCTGCGGCGGCTCGTGCTCTGGATCGCCTTGCTTGGCGCCATGGTGGCGGCCCGGGACCAAAACCACCTCTCCATCGACGTGCTCAACCACTTTCTGCCCCCGCGACTCACCGCGCTGAGCCGTACCCTGGCCTGGCTGTTCACGGGGCTGGTCTGCGCGGCCCTGGCACATTCCTCGGTCCTGTTTCTGCTGGATGAAATGGAATACGGCATGGAAGCCATGCAGGGCGTGCCGTCCTGGCCCTTTGCCCTGATCATGCCCCTGGCCTTTGCGGTCATGGGCCTGCGCTATCTGCTGGCCGGAACACGCCTCGGGCTGCAACTCCTGCGCGGCCATGTCACGGGAGTCCGCCCATGA
- a CDS encoding TRAP transporter large permease has protein sequence MIGKIVLGLFALMGTPLFALIAATAILGFMADGLDASLVAMEIHRLVDTPVLVSIPLFTFAGELMARANTSERLVGVSRALLGWMPGGLGIVTLLVCAAFTALTGASGVTIIALGALLYPSLTREGYPERFSLGLVTTSGSLGLLFPPAIPLILFGIIAREDINNLFLAGIVPGALMILLLALWCVRQGWKSRLELTPFQAGPLLRAARKAIWELPLPVIVLGGIYSGWFALGEAAAVTAAYVLVVEVLIYRDVPWRELGRVMRRSMTLVGGILIILAVSQASTNLLIDREIPQRLFEFVQGWFTSKWSFLMALNLFLLMLGAVLDIFSATVLVVPLLLPIAAGYGVHPVHLGVIFLANMEIGYCTPPVGLNLFIASYRFKQPILHTCRASLPFLAILAVVVLLVTYVPALSLWLPGLL, from the coding sequence ATGATCGGCAAAATCGTCCTTGGCCTGTTCGCCCTCATGGGTACCCCCTTGTTCGCCCTTATCGCGGCCACGGCCATTCTGGGGTTCATGGCCGACGGCCTGGATGCCTCCCTGGTGGCCATGGAAATCCACCGTCTGGTGGATACGCCCGTACTCGTTTCCATTCCGCTCTTCACCTTTGCCGGGGAACTCATGGCCCGGGCCAATACCTCGGAACGGCTGGTGGGCGTTTCCCGCGCCCTCCTCGGCTGGATGCCCGGGGGACTCGGCATCGTGACACTGCTCGTGTGCGCCGCGTTTACCGCGCTGACCGGCGCTTCCGGCGTGACCATCATCGCCCTGGGCGCCCTGCTCTACCCGTCCCTGACGCGGGAGGGCTACCCCGAGCGGTTCAGCCTGGGGCTGGTGACCACATCGGGCAGCCTGGGCCTGCTTTTCCCCCCGGCCATTCCCTTAATCCTGTTCGGCATCATCGCCCGGGAAGACATCAACAATCTCTTTCTCGCCGGCATCGTACCCGGCGCATTGATGATTCTGCTCCTGGCTCTGTGGTGCGTTCGCCAGGGATGGAAAAGCCGCCTCGAACTCACTCCGTTCCAGGCCGGTCCCCTGCTCCGCGCCGCACGAAAAGCCATTTGGGAGCTGCCGTTGCCGGTCATCGTGCTGGGGGGGATCTATTCCGGCTGGTTCGCCCTGGGCGAGGCCGCGGCTGTTACCGCCGCCTATGTGCTGGTGGTGGAAGTGCTCATCTACCGCGACGTTCCCTGGCGGGAACTGGGCAGAGTCATGCGCCGGAGCATGACCCTGGTGGGCGGCATCCTCATCATTCTGGCCGTTTCCCAGGCATCCACCAACCTGCTCATCGACCGGGAAATTCCGCAACGTCTGTTTGAGTTTGTGCAGGGCTGGTTCACCAGCAAATGGTCGTTCCTCATGGCGCTGAACCTGTTTCTGCTCATGCTGGGTGCTGTGCTGGATATCTTTTCCGCCACTGTGCTGGTGGTTCCCCTGCTGCTGCCCATCGCCGCGGGGTATGGCGTGCATCCCGTTCACCTGGGCGTCATCTTCCTGGCCAACATGGAAATCGGCTACTGTACGCCGCCTGTGGGCCTGAACCTGTTCATTGCCAGCTACCGCTTCAAGCAGCCCATCCTGCACACCTGCCGCGCCTCGCTGCCGTTTCTGGCAATTTTGGCGGTGGTGGTGCTTCTTGTCACGTATGTCCCGGCGCTCTCGCTCTGGCTGCCCGGGCTTCTTTAG
- a CDS encoding sensor domain-containing diguanylate cyclase, which produces MRGLTIRAKLILALSLILLTAFVVLSVVNYQTSRKSVRHEIMTSSLPLIRENIYSAIHGSLIQPILVSSTMANDAFLRTWARDGERDQQAIVQYLQDIRDRYDFFSVFFVSDKTNRYYHYEGVQKRISPEDDHDVWYYKFLGTGLDYQLDVDTDEVTGGILTIFMNHRLEDYDGRLLGVTGVGVRMDHVAELLRETQEKYDRRVYMVDGRGLVQAHSNLSLVERMNIRETEGIRSIADEILSNQGAPRNYEYDSSHGRVLLTASYVPELDWFLLVEQDEDAVLSTVRGNLARTLGGGLLATILVILVSVFAVDHFQKRLERMAVTDELTGVANRRRLDEQFEQARARHERDGTSFSIMLIDLDGFKLVNDRSGHLEGDRVLCSVAKLISKYIRPMDLVARWGGDEFMVLAESGLKQTGGMAERIRSAVERAQLQGADGSTLTLSAGVAEYRDGDTLDSLTCRADDALYLVKNSGRNAVGLARSDKADQAGDAGGGAADAGQNKNIE; this is translated from the coding sequence GTGCGGGGATTAACTATCCGGGCCAAATTGATTTTGGCGCTTAGTTTGATTTTGCTCACGGCGTTTGTGGTATTGAGCGTGGTGAACTATCAGACGTCTCGCAAGTCCGTGCGGCACGAGATCATGACCTCGTCGTTGCCGCTCATTCGTGAGAACATCTATTCTGCGATTCACGGCAGCCTGATTCAGCCTATTTTGGTTTCCAGCACCATGGCCAACGATGCGTTTTTGCGAACCTGGGCCAGGGACGGGGAGCGGGACCAGCAAGCGATCGTCCAGTATTTGCAGGATATTCGTGACAGGTATGATTTTTTTTCCGTGTTTTTTGTTTCTGACAAGACGAACCGCTATTATCATTACGAAGGGGTGCAAAAGCGCATCAGTCCTGAAGACGACCACGACGTCTGGTACTACAAATTTTTGGGTACGGGCCTGGATTACCAGCTCGACGTGGACACGGACGAGGTTACGGGCGGCATCCTGACCATTTTCATGAACCACCGGCTTGAGGATTACGACGGGCGTCTTTTGGGCGTTACGGGCGTTGGTGTCCGCATGGACCATGTGGCGGAACTGTTGCGCGAGACGCAGGAAAAGTATGACCGCCGGGTGTACATGGTGGATGGACGCGGGCTGGTGCAGGCCCATTCAAATTTGTCCCTGGTGGAGCGGATGAATATTCGTGAAACCGAAGGGATTCGTTCCATTGCCGACGAGATTCTTTCCAATCAGGGGGCGCCGCGCAACTATGAATATGACAGTTCGCATGGGCGGGTGCTGCTTACGGCCAGTTATGTGCCGGAGCTGGATTGGTTCTTGTTGGTTGAACAGGATGAAGACGCGGTGCTTTCCACAGTGCGGGGCAACCTTGCCCGGACGCTGGGCGGCGGCCTGTTGGCGACGATTTTGGTGATCCTGGTCAGTGTCTTTGCGGTGGATCATTTTCAAAAGCGGCTGGAGCGTATGGCCGTGACCGACGAACTGACCGGGGTGGCGAACCGGCGTCGGCTGGACGAGCAGTTTGAACAGGCCCGGGCCAGGCATGAAAGGGACGGTACGTCTTTTTCCATCATGTTGATTGATCTGGACGGGTTCAAACTTGTGAACGACCGTTCAGGCCATCTGGAGGGCGATCGGGTTTTGTGCTCGGTGGCAAAGCTGATCAGCAAGTATATCCGGCCCATGGATCTGGTGGCACGCTGGGGCGGCGACGAGTTTATGGTCTTGGCCGAGAGCGGGCTGAAGCAAACCGGAGGCATGGCCGAGCGCATTCGCAGTGCCGTGGAGCGCGCCCAGCTTCAGGGAGCCGACGGCAGCACGTTGACGCTCAGTGCCGGGGTTGCGGAATATCGGGATGGCGATACCCTGGACAGCTTGACCTGCAGGGCGGATGACGCGTTATATTTGGTTAAAAACTCCGGACGAAACGCCGTGGGCCTGGCACGTAGTGACAAGGCGGACCAAGCCGGGGATGCCGGGGGCGGCGCGGCGGATGCCGGTCAGAATAAAAATATAGAATAA
- a CDS encoding VPLPA-CTERM sorting domain-containing protein: MTRNIFTNFIMALAVVLFAGSAMAAVMPVGFSSYSPVGVSDALRIDPNNALVYDPAGDDQSGNYNFTSLGFGGSIVLNFANPIINGAGADLQVFETSWGGGTDNWAAYPETAEVWAFQGNYSGQAYGDPGWVRLGYAQQDGSFDFDGLITGTSAILVRDVSRDFGFTGSGDGFDLDGVVANYATPLPAGIWLLGGGLIGLIGLRHRRRG, translated from the coding sequence ATGACGAGGAATATATTCACCAATTTTATTATGGCATTGGCAGTTGTTCTGTTTGCCGGATCCGCCATGGCCGCCGTTATGCCGGTTGGCTTCAGTTCGTACTCTCCCGTGGGCGTCTCAGATGCGTTGCGGATCGATCCCAACAACGCCCTGGTGTACGACCCGGCAGGGGACGATCAGTCCGGCAACTACAACTTCACCTCCTTGGGATTCGGCGGGAGCATTGTCCTGAACTTTGCCAACCCGATCATCAATGGAGCCGGAGCCGACCTGCAGGTCTTTGAGACCTCCTGGGGCGGCGGGACCGATAACTGGGCTGCCTACCCGGAAACCGCCGAAGTGTGGGCGTTTCAGGGTAATTATTCCGGCCAGGCCTATGGCGATCCCGGTTGGGTGCGCCTTGGCTATGCCCAACAAGATGGCAGCTTTGATTTCGACGGACTGATTACCGGAACCAGCGCCATTCTCGTGCGCGATGTGAGCCGGGATTTCGGCTTTACCGGAAGCGGAGACGGTTTTGACCTCGACGGTGTGGTGGCGAATTATGCCACGCCGCTTCCCGCAGGAATCTGGCTGCTGGGGGGTGGACTTATCGGTCTTATCGGCCTTCGGCATCGTCGTCGTGGATGA
- a CDS encoding YraN family protein, translated as MSFTARHLLLGRSGEDAAARYLRGQGMRILHRNWRSRGLELDIVCRDQKTLVFAEVKTRSPNARGVPGQALTRAKRSSLARAACLYLSEHDLWESPCRFDLLSVTPVDGSFSVDHLKNAFTLDDTAFNSQNW; from the coding sequence ATGAGTTTTACGGCACGGCATCTCCTGCTTGGCCGCTCCGGTGAGGATGCGGCCGCCCGCTACCTGCGCGGCCAGGGCATGCGCATTCTGCATCGCAACTGGCGAAGCCGCGGCCTGGAATTGGACATTGTCTGCCGTGATCAAAAGACCCTGGTCTTTGCCGAGGTCAAAACGCGTTCGCCCAACGCCCGTGGCGTTCCAGGCCAGGCCTTGACCCGGGCCAAGCGGTCCTCCCTGGCACGGGCTGCCTGCCTGTATCTTTCCGAGCATGACCTTTGGGAAAGTCCCTGCCGTTTTGACCTGCTCTCGGTCACACCCGTGGATGGTTCCTTTTCCGTGGACCACCTTAAGAATGCGTTCACTTTGGACGATACAGCGTTCAACAGCCAGAACTGGTAA
- a CDS encoding ribonuclease HII: MNALLYDSLPLEVVAGVDEAGRGCLAGPVVAGAAMLPDSADLPGLTDSKALSEKKREVLYPLVRREALAFGIGLAWPWEIDELNILQATFLAMARAVAAMRRPARLLLVDGNKTIPGHALAAAGLDPLPQRFEIKGDARFPNISAASVLAKVWRDRFMVAMDRRYPGYGFAEHKGYGAKPHFQAIQELGPCRMHRRTFRGVRAEPEPQRQFGLPGL, encoded by the coding sequence ATGAACGCGCTTCTCTATGATTCCCTTCCCTTGGAGGTGGTGGCCGGCGTGGACGAGGCCGGTCGCGGCTGCCTGGCCGGGCCTGTGGTGGCCGGAGCCGCTATGCTGCCGGATTCCGCCGACCTGCCCGGACTCACCGATTCCAAAGCCCTGTCCGAAAAAAAAAGAGAAGTCCTTTATCCATTGGTGCGCCGCGAGGCGCTGGCCTTTGGTATCGGCTTGGCCTGGCCTTGGGAAATCGACGAGCTGAATATCCTCCAGGCCACGTTTTTGGCCATGGCCCGGGCCGTGGCCGCCATGCGCCGACCCGCCCGGCTGCTGCTGGTGGACGGCAACAAGACGATTCCCGGCCACGCCCTGGCCGCGGCAGGGCTTGACCCACTGCCACAGCGGTTCGAGATCAAGGGGGACGCCCGTTTCCCGAATATCTCTGCCGCATCCGTGCTGGCCAAGGTCTGGCGCGACCGGTTCATGGTCGCCATGGATCGACGCTATCCCGGCTACGGCTTTGCCGAGCACAAAGGGTATGGGGCCAAGCCGCATTTTCAGGCCATTCAGGAACTCGGTCCGTGTCGCATGCATCGGCGTACCTTTCGTGGAGTGCGTGCGGAGCCGGAACCCCAACGCCAGTTCGGACTTCCCGGCCTATGA
- the rplS gene encoding 50S ribosomal protein L19: MEIIKKIEQEHMRLDVPAFKAGDTVKVHLRIIEGEKERIQVFQGAVLRVRRGTTDSTFTVRKVSDGIGVERVFPMHSPYIERVEVVSEGKVRRSRIYYLRGLRGKAARIKSKQIWE; the protein is encoded by the coding sequence ATGGAAATCATCAAAAAGATCGAACAGGAGCACATGCGCCTGGACGTGCCCGCGTTCAAGGCTGGTGACACCGTCAAGGTGCACCTGCGTATCATCGAGGGCGAAAAAGAGCGCATCCAGGTCTTCCAGGGTGCGGTGCTTCGCGTGCGCCGCGGTACCACCGATTCCACCTTCACCGTGCGCAAGGTGTCCGACGGCATCGGCGTGGAGCGTGTGTTCCCCATGCACTCGCCCTACATCGAGCGCGTGGAGGTGGTTTCCGAAGGCAAGGTCCGCCGCAGCCGCATCTACTACCTGCGCGGCCTGCGCGGTAAGGCCGCCCGCATCAAGTCCAAGCAGATTTGGGAGTAA
- the trmD gene encoding tRNA (guanosine(37)-N1)-methyltransferase TrmD, whose product MHFNIVTIFPEFFDSALSVGLLGKAVDKGLVTFERVSPRSQTTDRHQTVDDKPYGGGAGLVMLPDPLTKTLRALKRPGRMLMLSPRGRRLTQEYAGELAQEEALTLICGRYEGIDERILDLFPVELVNVGDAVLNGGEAAAQCVVEAVSRLLPEFMHKEESLEEESFSSGLLEYPHYTRPDVFEGHAAPAVLLSGDHGKVASWRREQSVLNTLRHRPELLASAPLEPKDVDTLKSAPRATCGRNLHLALVHYPVLNKFGDTVAVSLTNLDIHDMSRVSRSYALGGLLLATPIEDQRELAANLLRHWTGGAGGKANPDRAEAMRQARVVSDLSEAVAHVEERTGQRPRIVATSARIDPKGGPMLTPEAVRRMLDQEPVLLVFGTGSGLAPQALEGAEMLRPLRCLDDYNHLSVRSAVAITVDRILGDVY is encoded by the coding sequence GTGCATTTCAATATCGTGACCATTTTTCCCGAGTTTTTTGACTCGGCTCTTTCCGTGGGCTTGCTGGGCAAGGCCGTGGATAAGGGATTGGTCACGTTTGAGCGTGTTTCTCCGCGCAGCCAAACAACGGACCGGCACCAGACCGTGGACGACAAGCCCTACGGCGGCGGAGCCGGGCTGGTCATGCTGCCCGATCCCTTGACCAAGACCCTGCGGGCGCTCAAGCGGCCCGGCCGCATGCTCATGCTCTCCCCGAGAGGGCGCAGGCTGACCCAGGAATATGCCGGGGAATTGGCGCAGGAAGAGGCGCTGACCCTGATCTGTGGCCGGTACGAAGGCATTGACGAACGTATTCTGGATCTTTTCCCCGTGGAGCTGGTCAATGTGGGCGACGCCGTGCTCAACGGCGGCGAAGCCGCGGCCCAATGCGTGGTGGAGGCGGTTTCCCGGCTGTTGCCCGAGTTCATGCACAAGGAAGAATCCCTGGAAGAGGAAAGTTTTTCTTCAGGGCTTCTGGAGTATCCGCACTACACCCGGCCGGATGTCTTTGAAGGGCATGCGGCACCGGCCGTGCTGCTTTCCGGCGACCACGGCAAGGTGGCCTCCTGGCGGCGCGAACAATCTGTATTGAACACCTTGCGCCATCGGCCGGAACTGCTGGCGTCCGCCCCCCTGGAACCCAAGGACGTGGATACCCTGAAATCCGCGCCACGCGCCACTTGCGGGCGGAATTTGCACCTCGCCCTGGTGCACTATCCAGTGCTGAATAAATTTGGGGACACCGTGGCCGTGTCTTTGACAAATCTCGACATACACGATATGTCCCGCGTTTCCCGCTCCTACGCATTGGGCGGCCTGCTTTTGGCCACACCCATCGAGGACCAGCGGGAACTGGCCGCCAATCTGCTGCGTCACTGGACCGGCGGAGCTGGCGGAAAGGCCAACCCGGACCGTGCCGAGGCCATGCGTCAGGCGCGGGTGGTCTCGGATCTTTCCGAGGCCGTGGCCCACGTGGAGGAGCGCACCGGGCAACGCCCGCGCATCGTGGCCACGTCCGCACGGATCGACCCCAAGGGCGGTCCCATGTTGACGCCGGAGGCGGTGCGCCGCATGCTGGACCAGGAGCCTGTGCTGCTGGTCTTTGGAACAGGATCGGGCCTTGCGCCGCAGGCGCTCGAAGGGGCGGAAATGTTGCGTCCCCTCCGCTGCCTGGACGACTACAACCACCTGTCCGTCAGGTCCGCGGTCGCCATTACGGTGGACCGCATCCTGGGGGACGTGTACTGA
- the rimM gene encoding ribosome maturation factor RimM (Essential for efficient processing of 16S rRNA) produces MSDRNEAGRGMVLVGTVVKPHGIRGEVCVEHYADSPELFQRGQIVFLGQPRKKNTRLSIRTVRQHKGRLLLTLQGVDDRNAAELLRGAELYVPESQLPELDDGDFYLRDLLGLTVQQADGTELGVLERFFEAPGQITWVVIHPSGREILLPAVDAFVDDIDLESGIITVQPPEGLVELYLAPRSAQKDE; encoded by the coding sequence ATGAGCGACCGCAACGAAGCGGGACGCGGAATGGTCCTGGTGGGCACGGTTGTCAAGCCGCATGGAATTCGCGGGGAAGTCTGCGTGGAGCACTACGCGGACTCCCCCGAATTGTTTCAGCGGGGGCAAATCGTGTTCCTAGGGCAGCCGCGCAAAAAAAACACCCGCCTCAGCATCCGCACCGTACGTCAGCACAAGGGACGGCTCCTGCTTACGCTTCAGGGCGTGGACGACAGGAATGCCGCGGAATTGTTGCGTGGCGCGGAACTGTACGTGCCTGAGTCGCAGTTGCCGGAATTGGACGATGGGGATTTTTACCTGCGCGACCTGCTGGGGCTGACCGTGCAGCAGGCTGACGGCACGGAATTAGGCGTGCTGGAACGGTTTTTTGAGGCACCGGGGCAGATTACCTGGGTGGTGATCCATCCCTCGGGCCGGGAAATTCTGCTCCCTGCCGTGGATGCCTTTGTGGACGATATTGACCTGGAATCCGGCATCATCACCGTGCAGCCGCCCGAAGGGCTGGTGGAACTCTACCTGGCGCCGCGTTCCGCTCAAAAAGACGAGTAG